Within Bradymonas sediminis, the genomic segment CTCCTCATCGGGGCCCATCGGCATGGCGCCGGATTTCTCCCAGCCGAATAGGGCGTGATAGAAATCGAGGGCCGCGTCTTGGTCGCTGGTGACCAGCTCATTCCAACAAAAATGCCCGGGCACTCTCGGCGCGAAGGACTCACTTTTTGTGCTCTCCTCGCCGCGCATCAGATAAAACGCCGCGCCCTGCGGGTCCGTCACGAACGCGATGCGACCGATGCCCGGGATATCCTGGGGCGCCATATGAACGCCGCCGCCCAGGGCCGTGACCTTCTTGGCGCTCGCGTCGACATCGTCCACCGCGAAATAGGCGACCCACAGCGGGTCGAGGGATGCGCCGTCGGGAACCTTGATCATGCCGCCAACCGGGGCGCCATCTGCAGCGCTGAAGGTGCGGTAATCGTGTCCCGGGGCGGCCGGGGATTTCTCAAAACTCCAGCCCATAACCGCCTGATAATACTGCTGGGCGGCGTCGGGCGCGTCGGTGATGAGTTCGTACCAGATCGGTTGGCCTTGCGGTGTGTTCGTCATATGCGTCCTTTATAATTAGTCAAATATGCGTGAAAAAAGATGCGCCGCCGCCGCGGCTTTCAGCCGATTTGCGCGCCCGCGTCATTCGATGCTAGCCTTCTAGCATAGCGAGATTATCTAACCAAATTCCCACATATATTTCTCACCAATTCCCATCGTTTTCGTCCTGCCGACGGGCCTCCCTAAGGTTCGGCGTGCGGGGTCAAGCGGTGACAAACAGAGAGTCCCACGATGACCCTAAATAAAAAATTATCGACGACCGATTATGATGATGTCGATGATATCATCGGGCTGGCCGAAGAGTTGCGCATGGCCGACCGGGAGCGCCTGTCGGCCGAGGAGATGGCCGAGGTCGGCGAAGACCTGGGGATTGAGCAAAAATATATCGAGCAGGCCCGCACCGAGCTGGTCCGGCAGCGCGAAGCCGAGGGCAGGGCGGCGGCGGCGGCGGCCAAACGCGCGCGGTCGCTGCGGCTCGGCGTAGGCATTGGCGCCGGCGCATTGCTCCTAATTTTCGGCATCTGGGCGGCGAGCGCCTCGTCGACATTGGCGGATCACGAAGCAGCGCTGAGCGCGCAGAGTGCCCAGGTGGCCAGCGCGCGGGAGCGCCAGAAGTCGGTGCATCGGTTATTTGCGAATCGCCCAGATTCGCCCGACAAGGACGCGGAGTTGGTCGGCGCCGAGAACCGACTGCGCGTTGAGATAAAGCGCTGCAACGAAGCGCTGAGCCGCTATCGGCGGGTGGCGGGCGCGTTTCCTGCTTCGCTCTGGGCCGACACGCAGCGCTTCGAGGACGCCTGCGAAAACCGGAACTAAACCGGGTTGAAGGGAACGCCCACGCATCCATTTTGAAGGAAATCAAATGAGAACCGCTCAACGCAAAGCTTCGCCCATCATCGGATTTTTGGCGTGGGCATTCATCTTTTTGAGCGCCCAGACGCTCTTTGCGATGAGTGTTGACCAGGTGCCCAATCCGCGCCTCCAAAACGCGTGGGTGAGCGACACCGTCGGGCTGCTGTCTCCGGAGCGAGAACGCGCGATCAACCAAAAGCTGACGCGCCTTGAGCAAAATACGAAGGTCGAGATCGCGCTGGTGCTCGTCGAGTCGGTGGACGCAGGCGCCCCGAAGGACTTCGCGACCGAGCTGTTTAATCACTGGCAGATTGGCAAAGCCAGGAGCAGCAACGGGCTGTTGATCTTAATGGTGACGGGCGAAAAACGCCTCGAGATGGAGACCGGCTACGGGCTCGAGTCGCTCTTGAGCGACGGGTGGCTTAAGCGCATGCAAGTCGAGAAGATGGTCCCGGCTTTTAAGCAGGGGGACTACGCCCGGGGCCTCGAAGACGGCGTCGATGCGCTTATCCAGCGCATTAATGAGCAGCCCGAGATGCTCGCCCTTATCGACTCGGGCGCGCCGTACTCGCCGCCCGCGGGTCAACCGACGCCCGGCGACGGCGTGCCCTGGTGGGTTTGGGCATTTGGCCTGGGCGGCGGCGGGGCGTTGGCTGGGCTTGGGGTCAAACGCCGCAAATACAAAAAAGACCGCACCTGCCCGACCTGCAACACGATGATGGAGATGGTCCCCGAGGACCTCGACGACGCCTATTATGAACCGGGCCAAGTCGCCGAGGAGCGGGTCGGCTCGGTCGATTATCAATATTATTTCTGCAAACCCTGCGACTTCCATCGCATCCTGACGGTGAATAATTGGTTCACGAGCTACAGTCGATGTCACCGGTGTCACCGTAAAACCCTGGCGACGAGCACGCGTCGAACCCGCCAGCCCACCACGGTTTCGACCGGGCTGGAGGAGGTTACGGTGAAGTGTGAAAATTGTAAGTTTCGCCACACCCGCAAGGTGGTCGTGCCGGTGATCGTGGCGTCGAGCAGCTCGTCGGGGAGTTCCGGTTTCGGCGGCGGCGGCGGTGGGTTCAGCGGCGGGGGAGGGGGTGGTTTTGGCGGCGGAAGCTCCGGCGGCGGCGGGGCCGGGTCGAGTTGGTGAGCCCTGAAATTATATTTGGAATATCTTTTGAATTCACTTGCGTCGTCATCTAGTCTTTCGATATTGGATTGCGCCGTCGTCGGGTGATTTAAGCTCGGTATTTTCAAAAGCGTTATAATTTTAGAGGTTTGTCTCATGAAAAGATTTCAGCGAGTTCTGATGCTCGTCTTATGTTGTTTTGCGTTGTCCTCCGCCGCGTTTGTCGCAGCAGGATGCTCAGACGACGACACCGCGCAAACGCAGGGGGATGATGTATCAGGCGAGGACGCCAACTCCCCGCAGGATTCGGGTGGAGAGGACGATATCTCGACCGATCAAGACGCGAGCGGACATCAAGATACGGTGACCGACCCGGACACGACCGCCGACCCGGACACGACCGCCGACCCGGACACGACGACCGACCCGGACACGACCACCGACCCGGATGCCGGTGAAGATCCTGATGCGGGTGACGCCTGCGCGCCAGGAATGGAAATCTGCGACGGGGCGTGCGTCAGCACCGAAGATAACGCCGGGCATTGCGGGGCGTGCGACAACGTATGCGCCCGCGGCGAGTCCTGCGTGGAGGGTGCGTGCCAGGGGCCGCCGGTGATTTGCGGCGGACGCGCGGGCAATCCCTGCACCGCCGATGAGTTCTGCGATTATCCGGACGACACGGTCTGTGATTTTAGCGATGGCCAGGGCGTTTGCGCGCCGCGCCCAACCGAGTGTTCCGGCGGGGGAACCCCTGTGTGCGGGTGCGACGGAGTGACCTACTTAAATGAGTGCGAAGCGAATCGCGCCGGAAGCGACCTCCGGGGCGACGGAGCATGCGTAAGCATCTAAGTGTTCTCAGCATAAGCTCATAAGACTGAAAGCCTGCCCGGAGCCTCTGCGCTCCGGGCAGGCTCTTTTATTTTCATACCTCCTCGCCGCTACTGGCAATTCGTAAATTCATCGGGTATAGGGCCGTTCTGAATGAGCATATAACCGGGAATCGAGCCCACAGAGCGCTTCGGCATTAATTTCGGGGCTGGCTGGAATCGGGGAAGCATTTTCGCTAAAGAGTTAATTTATCTCGCTATATTTATTGTGCTACCGTTATCTACTTGATGAGATTTGAAGTATGAAGCAGTCATTTTCAACCCGTTGGTTCTTGGTCGCGCTGGCGACCGCACTTCTGACGTCGGCGGCGCCCAGCGCTGTCTCGGCCCAAGAGGGCTTTGATCTTCAGCAGTTTAGCCCCATGCCCAATCTGTCGGGCAACCTGTATAGCACCGCATCGGCGGACGTCGCGCCGCACCTTGAGTGGTCGGCGATGGCGCTGTTCAACTACGGGCACAATCCGCTGGTCTTAAGCGACGAGGACGGCAATCGCATCGAAACGCTGGTGAGTAGTCAGGCGACGATGCACCTGATGGCGTCCATCGGCCTGTTGGACTGGGTAGATGTCGGCGTGGACCTGCCGCTGGCGGTCTGGCAGGACGGCACCTCGGTGCCGGGCGGAAATATCAACCCGGGCGAAGCGAGCTTTGGCGTGGGCGATCTGCGCGTCGTGCCGAAGGTGAAGCTGTTCTCGACGCGCGAGCACCCGCTGGATAACGGCATTGGGCTCGCGCTCCTAGCCGATATCTACGCCCCGACGGGCGACGCCGGCCAATTGCAGGGCGGTGATTTCCGCATCGGTCCGCGCCTGGCGGGCGACCTGATGGTCAACGGCACGCGCCTGGCGGTCAACTTGGGCTACCAATATCGCGAGGAGCAAAAGCTTCAGAACCTCAGCGTGCGTGACACCCTGAGCTGGAATCTCGGCGCCGAGATCCCGGTGGCCGAGAAGTTCCGCATCACGACTGAGGCCTTCGGCCGGCTCACCCCGGGCGCCGACTCCATGGAGAGCTATAACTCCCCGACCGAGTTCATTTTGGGCGGCAAATACC encodes:
- a CDS encoding VOC family protein yields the protein MTNTPQGQPIWYELITDAPDAAQQYYQAVMGWSFEKSPAAPGHDYRTFSAADGAPVGGMIKVPDGASLDPLWVAYFAVDDVDASAKKVTALGGGVHMAPQDIPGIGRIAFVTDPQGAAFYLMRGEESTKSESFAPRVPGHFCWNELVTSDQDAALDFYHALFGWEKSGAMPMGPDEEYRFIKGGEVDLGATMNRQEPATQPNWSFALTVADIDRAKAAVESAGGVVSAGPMELPTGDWLIMTSDAQGVKMAYSGPRVQEQG
- a CDS encoding TPM domain-containing protein, producing the protein MRTAQRKASPIIGFLAWAFIFLSAQTLFAMSVDQVPNPRLQNAWVSDTVGLLSPERERAINQKLTRLEQNTKVEIALVLVESVDAGAPKDFATELFNHWQIGKARSSNGLLILMVTGEKRLEMETGYGLESLLSDGWLKRMQVEKMVPAFKQGDYARGLEDGVDALIQRINEQPEMLALIDSGAPYSPPAGQPTPGDGVPWWVWAFGLGGGGALAGLGVKRRKYKKDRTCPTCNTMMEMVPEDLDDAYYEPGQVAEERVGSVDYQYYFCKPCDFHRILTVNNWFTSYSRCHRCHRKTLATSTRRTRQPTTVSTGLEEVTVKCENCKFRHTRKVVVPVIVASSSSSGSSGFGGGGGGFSGGGGGGFGGGSSGGGGAGSSW
- a CDS encoding Kazal-type serine protease inhibitor family protein, with protein sequence MKRFQRVLMLVLCCFALSSAAFVAAGCSDDDTAQTQGDDVSGEDANSPQDSGGEDDISTDQDASGHQDTVTDPDTTADPDTTADPDTTTDPDTTTDPDAGEDPDAGDACAPGMEICDGACVSTEDNAGHCGACDNVCARGESCVEGACQGPPVICGGRAGNPCTADEFCDYPDDTVCDFSDGQGVCAPRPTECSGGGTPVCGCDGVTYLNECEANRAGSDLRGDGACVSI